One part of the Marinobacter sp. M3C genome encodes these proteins:
- a CDS encoding transposase: MPKPESQIPDNHILPDSQLEKRTRRRFSTKYKLRILAEADQCAYGELGPLLRRENLYSNQLRDWRKQLEVGGEAALSKSAPGPKASKTPDQKRIEQLEKELTKTQHRLRVTEDCVDLQKKALSMLDLSNNGSDPS, encoded by the coding sequence ATGCCAAAACCTGAGTCACAGATACCCGATAATCACATCTTGCCAGACAGTCAGTTGGAGAAGCGGACCCGTCGCCGATTTTCCACAAAGTACAAGCTGAGAATACTGGCCGAAGCGGATCAATGCGCCTACGGTGAACTCGGCCCTTTATTACGCCGTGAAAACCTCTATAGCAACCAGTTGCGTGATTGGCGTAAGCAGTTGGAAGTCGGTGGCGAGGCTGCTTTATCCAAGTCTGCGCCGGGGCCTAAAGCGTCAAAAACACCGGACCAGAAGCGCATTGAGCAGCTAGAGAAAGAGCTGACCAAAACGCAGCACCGGTTGCGGGTGACTGAAGACTGTGTGGATCTCCAAAAAAAAGCCTTGTCGATGCTCGATCTGTCGAACAATGGGAGCGATCCATCATGA
- a CDS encoding IS3 family transposase, whose translation MTVLEARPAHIPFRSACDALGLNRSTVYAWRRRQSTAPDPVRRSRKTTPQPRALLTSERVQILERMNEPEFCDQTPYQVYHTLLERGECLASLSTLYRVLRQANQTGDRRNQRAPQSHAIPRLTATRPNEVWTWDITKLATTRRGNYLNLYVVMDLFSRYVVAWMISRKENSQLAQQLMEQTLTRYGLTNRGVTLHQDRGSPMIAQSFLDLMADVGVVCSHSRPRVSNDNPFSESQFKTLKTQPDFPGRFDSLEYARLWAADYFCWYNHEHHHSGLAGFTPTQVYTGNYQTVGQVRQATLDRYYRDHPERFCQGKPKAALPPEVVHINPITSEAIGGETSSAVNFPTLPAARKALERANRC comes from the coding sequence ATGACCGTCCTTGAGGCGCGCCCGGCGCACATTCCGTTCCGCTCTGCCTGTGATGCTTTGGGACTGAACCGGAGCACCGTTTACGCGTGGCGACGACGTCAGAGCACAGCACCAGACCCAGTCAGGCGCTCTCGTAAAACGACGCCGCAGCCCAGAGCGCTCTTAACCTCGGAGCGTGTGCAGATACTTGAGCGGATGAACGAACCCGAGTTCTGTGATCAAACGCCGTATCAGGTCTATCACACGCTGCTGGAACGTGGTGAGTGCCTGGCCTCGCTCAGCACACTGTATCGCGTGCTGCGACAAGCCAATCAGACCGGTGATCGCCGGAATCAACGTGCGCCTCAGTCGCATGCTATACCGCGCCTGACCGCGACACGGCCAAACGAAGTTTGGACGTGGGATATTACGAAATTGGCGACTACACGCCGGGGTAACTACCTGAACCTGTATGTGGTTATGGACCTGTTCAGCCGCTATGTCGTGGCTTGGATGATCTCCCGCAAAGAGAACAGTCAACTGGCGCAGCAGCTCATGGAACAAACACTGACACGATATGGGCTGACCAACCGCGGGGTCACCCTGCACCAGGACCGTGGATCGCCTATGATCGCCCAGAGCTTTCTCGACCTGATGGCCGATGTGGGCGTGGTCTGCAGCCACAGCCGCCCCAGAGTCAGTAATGACAATCCATTCAGTGAAAGCCAGTTTAAAACACTCAAAACGCAACCTGACTTTCCCGGACGCTTTGACAGCCTGGAATATGCACGGTTATGGGCAGCGGATTATTTTTGCTGGTACAACCATGAACACCACCACAGCGGGCTGGCCGGCTTTACGCCGACTCAGGTCTACACCGGCAACTATCAAACCGTGGGCCAAGTGCGGCAAGCAACGCTGGACCGGTATTATAGAGACCATCCGGAACGCTTCTGCCAAGGGAAACCAAAAGCCGCGTTACCGCCGGAAGTTGTCCACATCAACCCCATCACTTCGGAGGCGATAGGGGGTGAGACAAGTAGCGCTGTGAACTTCCCAACGTTACCAGCAGCACGAAAGGCGCTGGAGCGGGCAAATAGATGTTAA
- a CDS encoding LysR family transcriptional regulator: MSATLDIDLLRSFHTIVRFGQFRAASTHLSRSPSTISMHVRRLEELLGGQLFERDNQAVTLTPVGRRFYVQTSGYLQMHDRLLAGFREEGITSGKVRLGVSEEYGDVLFRGLLPPLAAEYPGIELEVVTGYSGSLASLLSRGKLDIALLVDLLDIERNTDPLSQDLGLTQPVWVSAHSYRIDAENEIPLALHGEGCPYRAAAIDALTKLGTQWRPMVISATPNALKLAIKAGVAVGILDRGQVDAGMKLLQPSDGFPALPAYSVRLKFSSQQVSEACSAVARLVSSCFIGAEHVEAGSLTKKVS, encoded by the coding sequence ATGTCAGCAACCCTTGATATAGACCTACTCCGCTCTTTTCACACGATCGTTAGGTTCGGCCAGTTTCGCGCTGCGTCTACTCATCTCAGCCGCAGCCCCTCTACAATTAGTATGCACGTGAGACGGTTAGAGGAATTGCTTGGAGGGCAGTTGTTCGAGCGGGACAACCAGGCTGTAACCCTTACCCCAGTTGGAAGACGATTCTACGTGCAGACCTCTGGCTATCTGCAGATGCATGATAGGCTCCTCGCTGGCTTTCGGGAGGAAGGCATTACATCGGGTAAAGTCCGGCTTGGTGTCTCTGAGGAGTATGGGGATGTTCTATTTCGTGGGCTGCTCCCGCCGCTCGCCGCGGAATATCCCGGGATTGAGTTAGAAGTGGTCACTGGGTATAGCGGGTCTTTAGCTTCTCTTCTTTCTCGCGGAAAGCTGGATATTGCTCTTCTTGTGGATCTTTTAGACATAGAACGAAACACGGATCCGTTATCGCAGGACCTGGGCCTCACCCAGCCAGTCTGGGTCTCGGCCCACAGCTATAGAATAGATGCAGAAAATGAGATTCCACTGGCTCTTCATGGAGAGGGCTGCCCTTATAGAGCTGCAGCCATTGATGCGCTGACTAAGCTGGGGACCCAATGGAGGCCGATGGTCATAAGTGCCACTCCTAACGCACTGAAGTTAGCTATAAAGGCCGGAGTAGCTGTGGGTATCCTAGACCGCGGGCAAGTTGATGCTGGTATGAAATTGCTTCAACCAAGTGATGGTTTTCCAGCACTGCCTGCTTATTCTGTCCGGCTGAAGTTCTCTTCTCAGCAGGTAAGTGAAGCATGCTCAGCTGTAGCCCGATTGGTGAGCAGCTGCTTTATAGGCGCCGAGCATGTTGAAGCAGGTTCGCTAACAAAGAAGGTCTCCTGA
- a CDS encoding CHC2 zinc finger domain-containing protein — MARLADDVINRIKQDVSLLRLVESQGHNVTKQGKDYVVCCPFHEEKTPSCIISPKTNLFNCFGCGTGGSVIDWVMKTQSVSFRFACEMLQKDLGFVIESSTTAKTKNTTTKLTPPLAANADSQTALRQVIDFYHETFKQSPEVIEYLRSRGLEHPELIDRFKLGFANRTLGYRLPEKNRKAGAELRGKLQEIGILRDSGHEHFNGSLVVPIMDENGVISEVYGRKILGQRLRKGTAQHLYLPGPHNGVWNVEAFKACNEIILCEALIDAMTFWVHGFRNVTASYGTSGFTSSHLAAFKKYEIKRVLIAYDRDAAGNKAAEQLAEKLQAEGIDCFRILLPKGMDVNEYAQQVTPAQKTLGLVIRKADFMGKGKPPERQLEMTTVEPAFDLDTGEIFDQEQPEIEPIPETSSASPLPEPADNVTAEVSEPHHVTVVVA, encoded by the coding sequence ATGGCAAGACTGGCAGATGACGTGATAAACCGCATCAAACAAGACGTGTCGTTACTACGATTGGTGGAAAGCCAAGGTCATAATGTGACCAAACAAGGGAAGGACTATGTGGTGTGTTGTCCTTTCCATGAGGAAAAAACGCCATCGTGTATTATCAGCCCAAAAACCAACCTCTTTAACTGCTTTGGCTGTGGTACGGGTGGCAGTGTCATTGACTGGGTGATGAAGACCCAAAGTGTAAGCTTCCGCTTTGCCTGCGAAATGCTGCAAAAAGACCTTGGCTTTGTGATCGAAAGCAGCACAACCGCCAAGACCAAAAACACCACGACAAAACTCACTCCTCCCTTAGCCGCTAATGCTGATAGTCAAACGGCTTTGCGCCAAGTGATTGATTTTTATCACGAGACCTTCAAACAGTCGCCCGAAGTTATCGAGTATTTACGCTCACGAGGCTTGGAACATCCCGAATTAATAGACCGCTTTAAATTAGGCTTTGCCAATCGCACCTTGGGTTATCGTCTGCCAGAAAAGAACCGTAAGGCCGGTGCGGAATTACGCGGTAAGCTGCAAGAAATCGGCATCTTACGCGATAGTGGTCACGAGCATTTTAACGGTTCGTTAGTGGTGCCGATCATGGATGAAAACGGTGTAATCAGCGAAGTCTATGGCCGTAAAATATTAGGACAGCGGTTAAGGAAAGGGACGGCCCAACATCTGTATTTACCTGGGCCACATAACGGTGTGTGGAATGTCGAAGCCTTCAAGGCTTGTAACGAAATTATTTTATGTGAAGCCTTAATTGATGCGATGACCTTCTGGGTTCACGGCTTTAGAAATGTGACTGCCAGCTATGGCACCAGTGGTTTTACTTCTTCTCACTTAGCCGCTTTTAAAAAATACGAAATCAAGCGTGTGCTCATTGCTTATGATCGAGATGCAGCAGGCAACAAAGCTGCCGAACAGTTAGCGGAGAAATTACAGGCCGAAGGCATAGACTGTTTTAGAATCTTGTTACCCAAAGGCATGGACGTTAACGAGTATGCCCAGCAGGTAACGCCAGCCCAAAAAACACTTGGGCTTGTGATTAGAAAAGCGGATTTTATGGGCAAAGGAAAACCCCCAGAGCGCCAGCTTGAGATGACTACCGTTGAACCAGCGTTCGATCTTGATACCGGCGAAATCTTCGATCAGGAACAGCCAGAAATAGAGCCTATCCCTGAAACCTCCAGCGCCTCACCGCTACCAGAACCCGCCGATAATGTAACTGCTGAAGTGAGTGAACCCCACCATGTCACCGTAGTTGTCGCCTAA
- a CDS encoding MFS transporter → MVSKYSNVTPSAGAEIRRESQAQQNKSSGALTSWVSVFMAAAAGAAMANNYVMHPVLPDVADSLGVSISATGILAGATQAGYLLGIIFLVPLGDIFNLKKVIIIQQITLSMVLLLSALSPSFVMLASALFLVGLMSSSSLQISSLGFRASPAGSRGATMGAIMAGISSGIVLSRIVSGALSEQYGWRIMLATLAAMTALIAIISLKALPSWGSDERASDSYWGLIKSLPDIFIKHASLRASVVAGCCWFFVFSILWVSLSVYLANEFSLSSTGIGLFGFAGLAGVLVTRPAGALADRIALCVNLSPYTRSMS, encoded by the coding sequence ATGGTATCGAAATACAGCAATGTTACGCCTTCGGCCGGAGCTGAAATACGTCGAGAATCCCAAGCCCAACAGAACAAGTCCTCTGGCGCTCTTACCTCCTGGGTGAGCGTATTTATGGCTGCGGCGGCGGGGGCCGCGATGGCCAACAATTACGTCATGCATCCTGTGCTGCCAGATGTAGCAGACTCGCTAGGAGTCTCAATTTCAGCTACCGGCATACTCGCTGGTGCCACACAGGCTGGATATCTTCTAGGCATTATTTTCCTGGTCCCCTTGGGAGATATCTTCAACCTGAAAAAAGTGATCATCATCCAGCAGATCACTTTAAGTATGGTCCTGCTTTTAAGTGCGCTATCCCCTAGTTTTGTCATGCTGGCTTCTGCCCTTTTTCTAGTAGGGCTAATGTCTTCCAGCAGTTTACAGATAAGTTCGTTGGGCTTTCGTGCCTCTCCTGCCGGAAGCCGCGGCGCCACAATGGGCGCGATAATGGCAGGCATCTCCTCGGGCATCGTACTTAGCAGAATCGTAAGTGGAGCTCTGTCAGAGCAATACGGCTGGAGAATCATGCTTGCAACTCTTGCCGCCATGACTGCGCTCATAGCAATCATCTCCTTAAAAGCGCTGCCCAGTTGGGGTTCGGACGAACGTGCATCAGACAGCTACTGGGGACTCATTAAGAGCCTGCCTGATATTTTCATCAAGCATGCCTCGCTGAGGGCTAGCGTGGTCGCAGGGTGCTGTTGGTTCTTCGTTTTTAGCATACTTTGGGTTTCATTATCCGTATATCTGGCGAATGAATTCTCTCTTTCTTCAACAGGAATCGGGCTTTTCGGATTTGCTGGTCTAGCAGGGGTACTTGTTACGAGGCCCGCAGGTGCTCTCGCGGATAGAATTGCCCTGTGTGTCAACCTCAGTCCATACACCCGGTCTATGAGTTAA
- the yfbR gene encoding 5'-deoxynucleotidase, whose product MSRPVSHFFAYISRLRWIKRWGLMRNAIDENVATHSWEVATLAHALALIRNEQFGGSVNADRIAAAALYHDATEVITGDLPTPVKYHSKVMRQAFGDIEHKAEAELLALLPPHLQKVFAPYVQESALGEEEKKLIKAADRLSAWLKCRAEVAAGNREFEPAAAQIHRRLTQETLPEVAYFLEVFAPSYDQPLDNLLSL is encoded by the coding sequence ATGAGTCGCCCTGTGAGCCACTTTTTTGCCTATATTTCCCGCCTGCGCTGGATAAAGCGTTGGGGCCTGATGCGCAACGCCATTGATGAAAACGTCGCCACCCATTCTTGGGAGGTCGCGACTCTGGCCCACGCCCTGGCGCTGATCCGTAATGAACAGTTTGGCGGTTCGGTAAACGCCGACCGTATTGCGGCGGCGGCGCTTTACCACGATGCCACCGAGGTGATTACCGGGGATTTGCCGACACCGGTAAAATATCACTCGAAGGTGATGCGCCAGGCGTTCGGAGACATTGAGCACAAAGCCGAGGCCGAACTGCTGGCGTTATTGCCGCCACATTTGCAAAAGGTGTTTGCGCCCTATGTGCAGGAATCTGCTTTGGGTGAGGAAGAGAAAAAACTGATTAAAGCCGCAGACAGGTTATCGGCGTGGCTAAAATGCCGCGCGGAAGTGGCGGCAGGAAATCGCGAATTCGAGCCAGCTGCGGCGCAGATACACCGGCGGCTGACTCAGGAAACACTGCCAGAAGTAGCGTATTTTCTGGAGGTTTTCGCCCCCAGCTACGACCAGCCCCTGGACAACCTGCTGAGCCTCTAA
- a CDS encoding RHS repeat-associated core domain-containing protein, giving the protein MNQFIIKHLWALSLLLLTALPLKAAEVVTYYHNDYLGSPIASTDSSGAVVWQQTYDPWGLKLKTNTDARGYTGNWLDEETGLADHKARWYTSSIGRFTAIDPVKWHESNIHSFNRYAYASNSPYTYVDTNGRNAVTAFGGLLVESYNAVMGKGFDIGRIQGALADGYNGEGAGFASSLYQDAESFIPIGAIAGALVKSAKLAKVAATKGAGKGLGNPFKNKSAKEIDDMFTKKGFEKRGPDPAGGTGGYVNPKTGRSYHIDPKEWGKFPEPNHVDVNRAKSYKGSLDKKKLPFKE; this is encoded by the coding sequence ATGAATCAATTCATCATCAAGCACCTGTGGGCTCTTTCGCTTTTACTTTTGACGGCTTTGCCGCTCAAGGCTGCAGAGGTCGTCACCTACTATCACAATGACTATCTGGGTTCACCCATTGCAAGTACCGACAGCTCAGGCGCGGTGGTTTGGCAGCAAACCTATGATCCCTGGGGCCTCAAACTCAAAACCAACACTGACGCGCGCGGTTATACTGGAAACTGGCTGGATGAGGAAACCGGCCTCGCGGATCACAAGGCACGTTGGTATACGTCTTCGATCGGTCGTTTTACGGCCATCGATCCGGTGAAATGGCACGAGTCGAACATTCATTCGTTCAACCGATACGCCTACGCCAGCAATAGTCCGTATACCTATGTTGACACCAACGGGCGTAATGCTGTCACGGCATTCGGTGGGTTGCTTGTTGAGTCCTACAACGCGGTGATGGGCAAAGGGTTCGATATTGGAAGGATTCAGGGTGCCTTAGCCGATGGGTACAACGGTGAGGGTGCTGGTTTTGCCAGTTCTTTATACCAGGACGCAGAGTCATTTATTCCAATTGGGGCGATTGCTGGAGCCTTGGTGAAAAGTGCCAAGCTTGCCAAGGTGGCTGCTACGAAGGGCGCAGGGAAAGGGTTGGGTAACCCGTTTAAGAATAAGTCCGCTAAAGAAATTGATGATATGTTTACGAAGAAGGGTTTTGAAAAGAGGGGGCCTGATCCTGCAGGCGGTACTGGTGGTTATGTAAACCCTAAAACAGGCCGTTCATACCATATTGATCCTAAAGAGTGGGGTAAGTTTCCAGAGCCCAACCATGTCGATGTAAATAGAGCTAAGTCGTATAAAGGCTCTCTTGATAAGAAAAAGTTGCCTTTCAAGGAATAA
- a CDS encoding type II toxin-antitoxin system RelE/ParE family toxin: MIQSFGNRLTEDLYHGVSSAKVRRLPNELREPALYKLDILNSVGSVEELRSPPGNRLEALKGDYAGFFSIRINSQGWRIVFRWQGGGAYEVKIVDYH, encoded by the coding sequence ATGATCCAATCATTTGGAAACCGTCTAACGGAAGATCTTTACCACGGCGTGAGCAGTGCGAAGGTTCGCAGGCTACCTAATGAGCTCAGAGAACCGGCGCTATATAAGCTCGACATCTTAAATTCTGTCGGATCGGTAGAGGAGCTTCGGTCTCCGCCAGGTAATCGGCTAGAAGCCCTCAAGGGAGACTATGCCGGATTCTTCAGTATTCGTATCAATTCACAGGGGTGGCGCATTGTTTTTCGCTGGCAGGGCGGCGGAGCCTACGAGGTCAAGATAGTCGACTATCACTGA
- a CDS encoding HigA family addiction module antitoxin produces MIPTQRVSTHPGVILLKEFLEPLGLSQTALAEHLGISVQRVNEIVRGKRGVTPETAWLFAKAFNMSPEFWLNLQSTHDLSSHRPLVEILPLVSTSA; encoded by the coding sequence ATGATTCCAACGCAAAGAGTTAGCACGCATCCGGGCGTCATTTTACTCAAAGAGTTTCTCGAGCCTCTGGGGTTAAGCCAAACTGCATTGGCTGAGCATCTGGGCATCTCCGTTCAGCGTGTGAACGAGATCGTCCGCGGCAAGAGAGGGGTTACCCCGGAGACAGCTTGGTTGTTTGCAAAGGCCTTTAATATGTCCCCGGAGTTCTGGCTGAATCTGCAGTCAACCCATGATTTATCCTCTCACCGCCCCTTGGTTGAAATCTTACCCTTGGTATCAACGAGTGCGTAA
- a CDS encoding DUF748 domain-containing protein codes for MAERPIRQIRQRSLWPRLAVVVLIVLLLCYALGGFLLLPWWVQKNLPHYAQQQLGWQAMVGEVHANPFTFSAELQNLQANDANGEPVLAFQRLYVDLKAFDLFNGTAGFQAVELEQPMLRLDVLAGGQLNLLRDWQQAPARAGQPADTPDIQSDTGPSSLRIYLQQGDLSAGTLVLRDFSQNNSQNDSVEFRITPLTFSFQNLATWARPGDIGQYRLEAVLDQQALSWQGSFEVDPMYSRGSLSIDNLGPGVLSYLLAPYMPYQLRSGRVSLSTDYQWQAAQPMELLTQHGELTFDDATLALAAEPSEVAFRSGALTVDQVRFDLAARRIEAGKIEFDGPELSLNRSANGDIDWLVAGVRPADEGLASSSGQYDSGPGLRWSVAGVNIRDGQLNWRDQVPANAAELQLNGLNLSLGPFTDHFDEPVNYRAEAVLASGGSLDLNGQFTTRPFNLEMAIVGNELALPAFAPYVQQRMALELPAGLLSVDGSLNLDQQRSPLTGTFSGSASVTGLETRLPGSGQPLLAWQTLQLAPIEYNVNPARLEIGRVTLIDLVANITRNNDGSHDITNLLTLAPAGKPTAADANENQGFIFRIGELQLDNADVDYTDRTLKPELITRLGELQGNLSGLSNIPPQQGRVSLKGRVNQVGNLDMSGSIATLGTDQQSDLVLNLENLELPRLSPYSGRYLGYGIAGGKLDLKLDYQLQGTRINASNQIILNRLELGQPIPSEQTVGVPIKLGLALLRDGNNVIELNVPVNGDLADPEFHVGKIMMRAFVNVLTKAATSPFALIGTLADIAGLGGEQMQQVSFAPGGIELTEASTQKLAALAQVLNQKPELILSIRGAAAPEADAGAQSPGALADSRAMALRQLLVNTHGVNPKQIFVRAPETDASVDANGNIAVNFTLDAR; via the coding sequence GTGGCTGAACGCCCTATTCGCCAGATTCGTCAACGCAGCTTGTGGCCAAGGTTAGCTGTGGTTGTATTGATCGTTCTGTTGCTGTGTTACGCGCTGGGCGGATTTCTGCTGTTGCCCTGGTGGGTGCAGAAAAATTTGCCGCACTACGCCCAGCAACAGCTGGGCTGGCAGGCAATGGTAGGCGAAGTTCATGCCAATCCCTTTACGTTCAGCGCAGAGCTGCAGAATCTTCAGGCCAACGACGCAAACGGCGAGCCGGTGCTGGCCTTTCAGCGGCTTTATGTTGATTTGAAGGCGTTTGACCTGTTTAACGGTACCGCCGGTTTTCAAGCTGTCGAGCTGGAGCAACCCATGTTGCGGCTGGATGTGTTGGCAGGTGGGCAGTTGAATCTGCTGCGCGACTGGCAACAAGCCCCGGCCCGTGCCGGGCAGCCGGCAGACACTCCTGATATTCAGAGCGATACCGGGCCGAGCAGTCTTCGCATCTATTTGCAGCAGGGTGACTTGAGTGCGGGCACGCTGGTGCTGCGTGATTTTAGCCAAAACAACAGCCAGAACGACAGCGTTGAGTTCCGCATAACACCGCTTACCTTCAGTTTTCAGAATTTGGCGACCTGGGCACGGCCCGGCGATATTGGCCAATATCGGCTGGAGGCCGTGCTGGACCAACAAGCGTTGAGCTGGCAGGGCAGTTTTGAAGTAGACCCGATGTATTCCCGCGGCAGCCTGAGTATTGATAACCTGGGGCCGGGCGTGCTGTCTTACCTGCTAGCGCCCTATATGCCCTACCAATTGCGTTCCGGCCGGGTCAGTCTCAGCACTGATTACCAATGGCAGGCAGCGCAACCCATGGAGTTGTTGACCCAGCACGGCGAGCTGACGTTTGATGATGCAACCCTGGCTTTGGCGGCCGAGCCTAGTGAAGTCGCCTTCCGCAGCGGTGCCCTTACTGTTGACCAGGTTCGTTTTGACCTTGCCGCCAGGCGAATAGAGGCAGGCAAGATCGAGTTCGACGGGCCGGAATTGAGCCTGAACCGCAGCGCCAACGGTGACATCGACTGGCTGGTCGCTGGCGTCCGGCCCGCGGACGAAGGCTTGGCTAGCAGCTCTGGGCAGTACGACAGCGGCCCGGGGTTGCGCTGGTCGGTGGCCGGAGTGAACATTCGCGATGGTCAGTTAAACTGGCGCGACCAAGTACCTGCTAATGCTGCGGAGCTGCAACTGAATGGCTTGAACCTGAGCCTGGGGCCATTTACGGACCACTTTGACGAGCCGGTAAATTACCGTGCAGAAGCCGTTCTTGCCAGTGGTGGTAGTCTGGACCTGAATGGCCAGTTCACCACGCGACCATTTAATCTGGAAATGGCCATTGTGGGCAACGAGTTGGCATTGCCTGCGTTCGCGCCTTATGTGCAACAACGCATGGCATTAGAATTACCGGCGGGGCTGCTGTCAGTCGATGGTAGTTTGAATCTGGACCAGCAACGTTCACCTCTGACCGGCACTTTTAGCGGAAGTGCTTCAGTGACCGGTCTGGAAACCCGGCTGCCCGGCAGTGGCCAACCACTGCTGGCTTGGCAGACGCTGCAGCTAGCGCCCATTGAGTACAACGTGAACCCGGCCCGCCTGGAAATCGGCCGCGTAACGCTAATCGACCTTGTCGCGAACATTACTCGCAACAACGATGGCAGTCACGACATCACCAATCTGTTGACGCTGGCTCCGGCAGGCAAGCCGACGGCTGCGGACGCTAACGAAAACCAGGGCTTTATATTTCGCATTGGCGAGTTGCAGTTAGACAACGCCGATGTGGACTACACCGACCGCACTCTGAAACCCGAACTGATTACCCGCCTCGGGGAGCTTCAGGGCAACCTTAGTGGCTTGAGTAATATTCCGCCACAGCAGGGTAGAGTGAGCTTGAAGGGAAGGGTCAATCAGGTGGGCAATCTTGATATGAGCGGCTCTATCGCCACATTGGGTACCGACCAGCAAAGCGACCTGGTGTTGAATCTGGAAAACCTGGAGTTGCCGCGCCTATCACCCTATTCCGGCCGTTATCTAGGGTACGGCATAGCCGGCGGAAAACTGGATCTTAAGTTGGACTATCAGCTACAAGGCACCCGTATTAACGCCTCAAATCAGATTATTTTGAACCGCTTGGAATTGGGCCAACCCATTCCCAGCGAGCAGACGGTTGGCGTACCCATTAAGCTGGGGCTGGCGTTGTTGCGCGACGGCAATAATGTGATTGAATTAAACGTGCCGGTAAACGGCGATTTGGCAGACCCCGAATTTCATGTGGGCAAGATAATGATGCGTGCTTTTGTCAACGTGCTGACAAAAGCGGCCACCTCGCCGTTTGCACTGATAGGCACGTTGGCAGATATCGCCGGTCTGGGTGGCGAACAGATGCAACAGGTCAGCTTTGCGCCGGGTGGTATCGAGTTGACCGAGGCCAGCACCCAAAAGTTGGCGGCGCTGGCGCAGGTTTTGAACCAGAAACCAGAGCTCATTCTGAGTATTCGCGGCGCAGCAGCGCCCGAGGCCGACGCCGGTGCTCAGTCACCTGGCGCCCTTGCTGACAGTCGCGCGATGGCTTTGCGCCAGTTACTGGTGAATACTCACGGTGTAAACCCGAAACAGATCTTCGTGCGCGCACCAGAAACCGACGCCAGCGTGGATGCCAATGGCAATATTGCCGTAAATTTCACTCTGGACGCCCGCTAA
- a CDS encoding helix-turn-helix transcriptional regulator: MSSVIDHYLHKMTEDDKTFFQALGQQIANLRKEHNMTQGHLAEYLGISQQHMASFEKGIRKVPASMLPTLAQLFGVSVDKLIGLKDTAAKRGPMPKLQRQIEQVALLPKAKQKFVSEMLETVIQQTAH; the protein is encoded by the coding sequence ATGTCATCTGTAATCGACCATTACCTACATAAGATGACTGAAGACGATAAGACATTCTTTCAAGCGCTTGGCCAACAAATAGCCAACCTACGCAAAGAGCACAATATGACGCAAGGCCACTTAGCGGAGTACCTGGGGATCTCTCAGCAGCACATGGCCTCGTTTGAAAAAGGAATCAGGAAGGTTCCCGCTTCAATGCTACCAACACTGGCGCAATTGTTCGGGGTTAGTGTGGATAAACTGATAGGGCTTAAAGATACAGCAGCTAAGCGAGGGCCGATGCCCAAGCTTCAACGGCAAATCGAACAAGTAGCCTTGCTACCCAAGGCTAAACAGAAGTTTGTAAGTGAGATGTTAGAGACTGTGATTCAACAGACCGCACATTAA
- a CDS encoding DUF4272 domain-containing protein: MNFQKIRNESLKKAKNLGYETNPALPLLDSSLSLRPVDEVISRSLALFGVVAGSYGFDKESAINWIMQEGAADQLAETEREFLVSGEGDSSYFQSQIEGLNAFAWALGVVKSMHFDSVCDNTLIKLFPDIKNGKSSSEYKDQSQLRSIEEILSACDLAYCLHWAIRDADVNNRDIPGCVASHVIVERRRALEWMLTTEDWDEVSLDT, encoded by the coding sequence ATGAATTTTCAAAAAATTAGAAACGAGTCATTGAAGAAAGCTAAAAATCTGGGTTATGAAACTAACCCAGCACTGCCTTTACTTGATAGTAGTTTATCGTTACGACCGGTTGATGAGGTTATTAGTCGAAGCCTAGCTCTTTTTGGCGTAGTGGCAGGATCTTATGGTTTTGATAAAGAATCTGCTATCAATTGGATTATGCAAGAAGGTGCTGCCGACCAATTAGCGGAAACAGAAAGAGAGTTTCTTGTTTCGGGAGAAGGAGATAGCTCTTATTTTCAGTCTCAGATTGAAGGGTTGAATGCTTTTGCATGGGCTTTAGGGGTTGTTAAGTCGATGCATTTTGATTCTGTGTGTGATAATACTTTGATTAAGCTCTTTCCAGATATTAAGAATGGTAAGAGTTCTTCTGAATATAAAGACCAATCTCAACTGCGCTCAATCGAAGAAATCTTATCAGCTTGTGATCTTGCTTATTGTCTTCACTGGGCTATAAGAGATGCTGATGTCAATAATCGAGATATTCCTGGATGTGTGGCTAGTCATGTAATTGTTGAGCGTAGAAGAGCATTAGAATGGATGCTTACTACAGAGGACTGGGACGAAGTCAGTCTGGATACCTAA